Within the Pseudonocardia alni genome, the region CTACAACGTCCCGGGTCGCACGGCCTGCGACATGCTGCCGTCGACGGTGGCCCGGCTGGCGGAGATCCCGAACATCGTCGGCCTCAAGGAGGCCAAGGGCGACCTGGACCGGGTCCGCGAGCTCGTCGCGCTGGGCCTGGACGACTTCGCGCTGTACTCCGGTGACGACGGCACCGCCCGCGCGTCGATGCTCGCCGGGTTCCACGGCGACATCTCGGTGACCGCGAACGTCGCCCCCGAGACGATGGCCCGGATGTGCAAGGCCGCCGTCGCCGGTGACGCCGAGACCGCCTCCGCGCTCGACGCCGACCTCGCGGGCCTGCACGCGGCGCTGTTCTCCGAGCCGAACCCGATCCCGGTGAAGTGGGCGCTGGCCGAGCTGGGACTCATGCCCGGCGGGATCCGGCTGCCGCTGGTGCCGCTGGACGAGTGGCACCACGAGGACGTCCGCGCCGCGCTGCGGGCCGCGGGCCTGCTGTCCTGAGCCCCGCGCTCCCCGGGGCGCTGCTCGTCGCCAACCGCGCCGAGATCGCCGTCCGGATCATGGAGACGGCGTCGGGGCTGGGCGTGC harbors:
- the dapA gene encoding 4-hydroxy-tetrahydrodipicolinate synthase → MITGSIVAIVTPMHDSGEVDHTALGELVERQVDAGTAAIVSVGTTGESSTLSVLEHTEVMRRTIEVANGRVPVIAGTGANSTAEAIHLTRAARAAGADGALLVTPYYNKPPQEGLYQHFKRIAETVDIPQYLYNVPGRTACDMLPSTVARLAEIPNIVGLKEAKGDLDRVRELVALGLDDFALYSGDDGTARASMLAGFHGDISVTANVAPETMARMCKAAVAGDAETASALDADLAGLHAALFSEPNPIPVKWALAELGLMPGGIRLPLVPLDEWHHEDVRAALRAAGLLS